tcagagagagatggggggaaaaaggtcatttggaagtagtaatactTGTAGGTGTGCCTTAAAAAGgaatagaaggcaggaccatgttaaaaatggacaaatatgtaagaatatagacagataatcgtagaaataatagtcaacccacatctgtgaccttgtgaTAACAGCTCtgatttccaatggaaggaatggggatacgGAACTTTAGTCATGGGAGTGGTGTGgcattatacctctattatctcataatcttatttattattaatagtttgttatctcataatttcatacataatactaataatatgtaaatcaataataaaaggaaaacgtTTAGAAAAAATGAAGGAACTCTTTGAGAAATTAAAGATTTCATTAGAAAAATCAAATGTCAGAATTATAAGGGTCTCaggatgaaagaagaaaaaaaaagggagtagaAATAATAGCAGAATTTCCAAAGAAATAAGAGCAGTTATTTTTCCGAATCTGGGATATGGTCAGGATATAGATGGCAACATATCTTATTGcaatagtttatatctgttaccaaataacCTGATTTTCTGTGCATAACAACAAAGTAGTTATGCTCATATGTGCAATACAAAGAGTTGAAATACATGAAGCTGGAAGGGGAAAAGGCAGTCAAAATATCGCTAAGTTTTTGTGAAAACTAGGGTGGTTATCTTTAAGGGAAGGCAGAAAGTTAAGGGCCAGGGTTCAGGAAGGACACACAGCTgcggtggtgggtgaggtgtggaaTTAGAAacttgtaatcttatgatcttgtaagctATTACTAAACCACTACTAAAAGTAAactaaaaatatgaaaattaaagGCACCAGTGGGATCCCCTTCTGCCTACGGCAGGAAGTCAGCAGCCTACACCCTGAAGATTGTCCTTGACAGACCCACCATGCTGCCTGCTGACCACAGCTCAGGTCTTGAGAAGGAAGTGAACGTTAAATATAGACCATGGTTGTTTGCTTATTGAGGCCATAGAACTTACATTGTGGACCCGGAAGTTGTGACTTGGGCCTGGCCTGATACCCTGCAGTACTGTGGACCCCCAAATCTCTGCCTTTTACTTGATGAGCAATAAATGTAGAGTTAAATAGATGTGCTCAGGGAAGACGCTCCACAGTGATTCCTGGACCCACGGAGCAGGGGTGATTATGGTGACAGGTGCAAAGGATGTGAGGAATTGTGTTATGAAAATCACAAAGATAAGCCCACAGTGCTGGAGGGACAGTCACCTCAGAGATGGCATTTGGTGATGGTTTGTGTCTTatcaagaaggtgaattcatacaGTCCACATAAAGATATACCTCAGgtgatctgggagatggcacagtagataaaacattagattctcaagcatgaggtcctgagttaaatcccccacagcacatgtatcagagtgatgtctggttatttctctctctcctcctgtctttctcatgaataaataaataagtaaaagctttaaaaaataaaaataaatatatacctcAGAGAGCACAGACTGACTTGGTTCCTTTATTCTTTGAGCTCATGCACacaaaaaagctttttttaaatttttcattagtgatttaatattgattaacaagattgtaagataacagtggtataattccatacagttcccaccaccggagttctgtgttccatcccctccaatggaagcttccttattctttttccgtctctgggagtatggaccaaaattctttatggagtgtagaaggtggaaggtctggcttctgtaattgcttctctgctagacatggacattggcaggtggatccatacccccagcctgcttctatttaCAAACAGACTACTTCAACATTTCTATAGAGACTAATGTCAGAGCCCACTGCAAATTACCAGCTGGGCTGTGTCCTTGGGCGGGGCATCCATGGGCGGGGCATCCATGGGCGGGGCATCCATGGGCGGCAGGTTTTACTGGTTTGCATAATCAGGTTGACTTTGTTTCCCCTCAGGGCCCCTCCGAGGCCAGTTCACCCAGAGGACAGCactgagcaggagcaggagcagtggcAGCTCCAGGAAGACCAGGAGCAGGAGGTGAACACTGCTGAGCAAGAACCTGTGAGGGGCAGGAGGCAGGATGTGAGCTGAGTCTGAATTGAGCCCTAAGAGGACAGCATGAGCTATTTGCTGCAACCCTGACAGGAAGTGGGTGACCAGAGGTTGATTTTAGTTCCATCGGTTAATTTACTAAGACCTCATCTGAAACAGGAACTCTTCCCCACCCCTTTTCCTCACCAGTTTGCTACACTGTAGAGAAGCTGAGATCAATTAAGGACTTGGCTCCTAGTCATAGGGGTGGGGAAATATTTTCTTGCCAAGCACTATTTGGGTATTAACAACATCATTTTAGGGCTATGCAAAAGCATCAACTTGAAAACTAGCACTTAATGTTACTATGAAAAACTttgaaaagggggagtcgggcagtagcacagcgggttaagcacaggtggggcaaagcgcaaggactggtctttctttccccctctctgtcttcccctcctctctccatttctctctgtctatccagcaACAGCGACATCTATAATAagtacaacgataaaacaagagctacaaagggaataaataaatatttttaaaaactttttaaaaaaaggtccttGATTTACTGAGTTTCCAGTCTCACCTGTGGTTACCTTGGCAGGGCCAAACCAAATGACATCAAAGGCCATATGGAGCCTATTGGCCAGGTGCTCTTCCCTTCTGGTTGGAGGAGGAGCCATGATCTAAGAGGCTAGACGACTCCCTGattgccccctgccccctcccactcCACCACATGTATTAAAGGCTGACTTTCCCTGGAGGAAGGAAGCTTGGTCTGACCTATTACACTCTAGTGTTGGGTGGTTCAATAAAGCGGAAAGCTCTCATGCCAACAAAGCTGGCGTAACAGATCTGGTTTTCTGTGGCATCAGGCACAGATTGTTCAGTTTCCAGTCCTCATAGGGAGCCTTATGCCACCCCCCACCAGTCTATTCCTGTGCCCAAATAATCCACTTAAAGATAAACCTGgtggggtgccaggtggtggtggtacacctagttgagtgcacacattacagtgcacagggaggcAGGTTCAATCAAGTCTTtgttctacacctgcagggggaaagctttgcatgtggtgaatgaagcagggctgcaggtgtctctctgtctctttccctctctatctccccctctcctctcaatttctctctgtctctatgcaataataactagctaaataaatatatttaaagatatcAACCTGGTTAGAGTACCACCACAACCCAAAGGACCCCTGTGCCCTGATCCTCCTGACAGTCTCCCTCAAGACTCAGAACTATATCAGGGAGTCACAACTATGGGGATGGTGTGAGGGAGACTAGGTGGGACTTGGAGAAGAACAGAGTTTCAGCCTAAGCCCTCCACATTTGAGGTTTCCCCATCTGATGCTGGAGTCAACAGCAGGGCTATTGGGTGATGTCTTGTTTCGTGCAGTAACAGTGCTGTGAGTTAAAGAACTCTTTCATGCTCAGTAAGCAACTGATAGCTCCATCAGGCCAGCCAGCTTCAGCCCCAAAAGTCAGGGAAGTTTCTGGAGTGAATGACACACCCATTTGTCACAGCCCTCAGAAAGTTTGTATTGTCAGGAAAATTTGACCAGGTTTAAGGGTGAAGCGAGGGGACAGCGCAGCCATGGCCCCAGGGTACTTGCATCATAGGAGGAGGGACCAGGGTCCTGAGGCTCTTTCTACTGGAATTTACACTGACCTGCCCTCTGCAGGATGCCTATTTCTACAGATGCCTGAGAGGAAGGTCTCTAAATCTTCCATGTCCCCACTTAAGTGTcctttgctggggggggggggcctctcgTGACTGTCAAACATGAAATAGCAAAGGAAACTTGCTCTCCCCAAACCCACAAGCTAAATTTTCTCCAAAATATTGAGTCAAAAAATCCTATTTGtacatgaaaatatatatagGGGCGTGGCCATTGTATGACTCCCCTGGGACCCTAACTTCTATCAGAACAGGATGGTGTCTCTGTGGCCAACAAAGCTGGCGTAACAGATCTGGTTTTCTGTGGCACAGATTGTTCAGTTTCCAATCCTCATAGGGAGCCTTATGCCACCCCCCTCGAGTCTATTCCTGTGCCCAAATAATCCACTTAAAGATAAACCTGgtggggtgccaggtggtggtggtacacctagttaagtgcacacattacagtgcacagggaggcagagagagcgcCTGTACTTAGTGGGACCCTGACAATTAGGCTGGACTGGTGACAACTGAGGGTCCCTGTCCCCTTAGAGGAGGTCCCCCAGGTGTCAGTACTGGCTTCAAGTCCCTTACCTGGGGTGCTGGCTGGGGTCAGGGGGCTCTTTCGTAGTAGCACTGGGCCACATGGACGCTGGCTGGGTCAGGGTCATGGGTGGCCCTGGGGTGGTTGTGATAATGGTGGTAAGAGTTACTGTGGAGGCCTAGGGGAAGCAGACATCACACCCAGTGATTTCCCCCTGGGTCACCCACCCACCTTACTAGGAGGCACACAGTCAAGGTCAGATGTCCTGGGTCTACACCCTCTGTAGTCACATCCAGGTCTGCCCCATACCCTTCCCAGGCCACTCTCCACGTGCCCCTTTAGTTGCACATCTCAGCTGTAGAGTGGTCATGCTCACTGGGGGCCTTGAGGGTCTGTAGTCCCTTGGTTCCTGATCACACCTGCACACAGTCATACCTGCCCCTGCTCATCCACACAGGATGACCTGGCTCTGCAGGGAACAATACAGAACATAGGGGTTTGGGCAGGGCTAGTGGCAGAACGAGGTCCATGAGGCTGAGTGCATACAGACTCAACTCTGAGCAATGGGAAACCCATACTCCACTTCCTGGAGTGTGCTCTGGTCTGAATATTTGTGTGCTCAATAGTAGAATGGCGTTAGAAGGAAAGACCTTTTGAGGTACTTAGGTTATGTGCTGAGCCTTCATCGGTGGGTGATGCTGGCAGAGGCAGAAAGATGTGTGAAGCTAGCAGTCTGCAAGGTAAGAGCTCTTGCCCACCACGCTGCCCCCTAGTGTTTCCTCATGACCTGTGAGCCAGAATGTTTCACTGCTCCAAACCAGCAGTCTGTGGTGTTTGTCACAGCAATACCCGTGTCCCAGTCCCCAGACAGTCCTCTCAGGGGGAGGAAATGAATGCAAAGAATGAGCTAGAGGGACTCACACCAGGTGGCCCCACACCAGGGTAACTGTGGGACCCAGTTCTTCCTTTTCCACAGGGAGCACAGTAGCATGGTAGAGACCCTCGCACAGGAGAGGCTGAAACAAACAGGGAGGAGCCCAGAGGAGCCAAACCTGTTCCCCGGAGAGAGCACCAGAGACAGGCGCACACTGGGATGATCTTGGAGCTGTATTTAGAAAAGGAGACCCGTGTGTCTTAAAGACGAGTTTGAGGACATTCAAGGACATCtggatttgttcttttttttttttttttctcttcttcttcttctcattcttatgCTTTTTTGTCTATGATAAGTTATTTCACAGTTTTCTCTGGGTCCCTCTTATGGGTCCATTTTCCAAGAAAGTGGGGTGACAGGGTCAGAATGGATGGTCAGGGTGTTTAAAAAGGCCACAGAGTCTCACAGGGGTCTGGGGCTCTTTCTCAGCACCACCCCGAGTCCAGCCTGCCCCTGACCCAAGCCCTGTGCTGGGAGACTTGTGATTCAGGAACTGTGCGGGACACCATGATGCCTTTCAGGGCCCAGGGTCACGGGCAAGTCCTGATGTTCTCTTATTCTAGGGAACCCTAAAGGAGGTACAAGAGGAAACAGAGGATCTACTTCAGAGAGCTAAGGGCCTTGCGAAGACAAGAAAGGTAGCTTGTATCCTGACTGACTAATGCTGCTTTCCCCTAGCCTCAACCAAGAAGCTTCAAGCCTGAGAGTGTGTCAGGGACCTGGAGACGTCagagtgtacataagtgtgtatacacactcacacacacacacacacacgtaaagtAACCAAGGTTCTGAGTATTAGGccttccccccaacacacacacacacacacacacacatacacacacacacacacatttaaagtCACCAAGATTCTGAGTATTAGGccttccccccaacacacacacacacacacacacacacacacacacacacacacacacacacgcacgcacatacacacacaccatgctcTCCACCGAGTTCCTGAGGTGACAGTGCTCAGGACCAAAGAGGGCTCACCTGGGGACACAGACACCACAACCCAGACGGTGGGGTCAACCCATGATTCTGTCAGTGCTAAAGGTTTCTCAACCCCACAGTGGTATATCCCCGAGTCTTCCTCTGTGAGGTCTTCCCAGGTCACCGTGAAGGTCAGGACAGCAGGCTCATCCCTGATGCTCACACGGCCGCTCCTCACTTCTCTCCCTGATGCTCTGGTCTCCACGATCTTCAAGTGCTCAGCCAAACAGGGACTTTTGCACCAGTATTTGAGGTGGTCTCTGTATTCTTCCTCGTAGCGACACTGCACTCTCAGGGATCCCCCTACAGTGCCCGTCACATAGCCGGGGCCACTCAGAGACACACAGCCTGGAAAACACAGCCGAGTGCCGGCTGCTCAGGGTGCCCTGGGGTGTGGGTCCCTCCTGGGCCTTGGGTGTCTGCAGAGGTCCTGGCAGGAGACAGGCTTGTCCTCAACCACACAGTAGGGAGAGGGCGTGCTCCCTCCTCACAGAGGGGGTCAGGAAGCACATCCATGGAGACAAGGGGCCTTAGAGGGGGAGTGCTCTGTATgcatgtgtgtaagagagagagagagagagagagagagtggttctAGTCATTTCTGACAGTGACACGAGGCTATGAAATCACAGTCTCTACAGTCTTGAGCAGAAGGTCCCTTACAGTCTCCTGTTCTGTGTCTGTGGTGGAAAGCTcgcctactctctctctctctcttttttcttttttgcctctagggcttagtgcctgcactatgaatccactggtcctgggggccattttttcaattttttgtttgtttgtttttggataagacagagagaaattgagagaggaggggaagacagggaaaggaaaactgcacctgcagactggctttacCTACAGGTGAAtaaccggggggctcaaacctggatcctcgtgcTTTAttttactatgtgctcttaactcagtgcaccaccctttctctctctctctctttctttctttctttttaatttttaaattatctttatttattggatagagacagccagaaatcaagagggaaaggggagatacggaaggagagagacagttacctgcaacactgcttctccactagcaaagcttcccccctgcaagtggagaccagggacttgaacctgggtccttgcacactgtaacatatgcgctcaaccaggtgcaccaccacctggcctcctatctctttttttaatttgacaggacagagaaatggagaggggaggggattacagagggagagagatagacagacacctgcagacctgcttcactgctcatgaagcttcccccagtaggtgggagcaggggttccatcccaggtctttgcacatgctgatgtgtgcgcttagctgGGTCGTCTGCCCCCATGTCTGAAACGTACCTGCTCTCTGCATTGAGTCCTTATGTCCTTGTTGAAGTAGTGGCAACTGCTGCTGCGGACTTCTCCACTCTACTTCCTTCCTAGGGCCTGATGGGTCCTGtcaccctttcttcttctctcctctcagatacacctccccaccccttcccaaCTCACTCACCTGGGACGTGGAGCAGGAGCAGCACTGCAGGCAGCCAGGTGGCCGTGTCCCTCAGGGTCATTTCTACAgcacagatgccaccaggatctGGACAGTGATAAGGTAGAGCCTCCCCGAAGAGGGTGAGGGCTCCAAGTCCTACTTCTCCCCCCTGGCCTCAGTTcccttgtgaagccttcctcttGTCTTTGATTCCTCTGCTCTGACCCAACAGCATAAGCAGGAGGCTTGGAGAGCGGCTGTTGGGTTGGTACTAGGAGGCCAGGGGGTGGGGTGTCTTCTCTCAGTCCCAGTGACTGGGTGGGGGTACATCACTCAGGTTGGTGTTGCCCCCCCTCCCAGCCTGCGGGTGCACTCTCTGTCACAAACTTGCCCCCATACCATGGAGCCAGGTGGGTATTTCCCCCTGCTGTGACATATCACTTCCTTGTGGCCAGGATGCTCACCTCCAGGGGCCAGATCTGTCATCGTCTCTGGCCTCAGTGGTGACCACAGAGTGGCTTTGACACCCACACCTTCAACTCTGGCACCCAGAGTGGGAAGACCCCATTTCTGGTGACACAGGTTGGTGCTATGATACCAGATGCCTTCAGAAGCCCCatgcagggttttgttttttgttttgttgtgttgtgtttttgctttgtttatcaGGATACAAACACCTAAGACTGCAAGTATGGTCAGATGGTAGAGATAGCTATTAC
Above is a window of Erinaceus europaeus chromosome 12, mEriEur2.1, whole genome shotgun sequence DNA encoding:
- the LOC132541790 gene encoding CMRF35-like molecule 6 → MTDLAPGDPGGICAVEMTLRDTATWLPAVLLLLHVPAAGTRLCFPGCVSLSGPGYVTGTVGGSLRVQCRYEEEYRDHLKYWCKSPCLAEHLKIVETRASGREVRSGRVSIRDEPAVLTFTVTWEDLTEEDSGIYHCGVEKPLALTESWVDPTVWVVVSVSPGSCSAVFTSCSWSSWSCHCSCSCSVLSSG